One window from the genome of Aminivibrio pyruvatiphilus encodes:
- the hisD gene encoding histidinol dehydrogenase encodes MIVFKEAEISGATETASVEKTVRDILDAVRSGGDEAVRNYTEKFDGFRPASLRVEEKTVREAYGKVAPETVETLQFAALRIRDFALKQRECMKELRWEISPGVVLGHRLIPVASCGCYVPAGRYPLPSSALMSAIPAKVAGVKRIAACSPASRGQEGIHPAVLVAMDIAGVDEIYCMGGAQAVGALAFGTETLKPVDIIAGPGNRYVTEAKRQVSGSVGIDMLAGPSEVVIIADGSANPEWVAADALARCEHDPNSWTVIVTTSRELAEKTSGEILRQAEILPTGKLALEAWRNNGRILLADSLEEAVTITDEIAPEHLQVMTENSGETAEKLNNFGSLFIGPYAPVAFGDYVSGPNHILPTVRCARFSNGVYAGTFIKVSSYQEISREGAYSLAEKCVSFADLEGLFGHKRSAELRKKDGGCDREQG; translated from the coding sequence ATGATCGTTTTCAAGGAAGCGGAAATAAGCGGAGCGACGGAAACCGCCTCGGTCGAAAAGACGGTACGGGATATCCTCGATGCCGTCCGGTCGGGAGGCGACGAGGCCGTACGAAATTACACGGAGAAATTTGACGGGTTCCGGCCCGCTTCACTGCGGGTTGAAGAAAAAACTGTCAGGGAAGCCTACGGAAAGGTGGCCCCGGAAACGGTGGAGACCCTGCAGTTTGCGGCCCTGAGAATTCGCGACTTCGCCCTGAAGCAGAGGGAATGCATGAAAGAACTCCGCTGGGAGATATCCCCCGGCGTTGTCCTCGGCCATCGTCTGATTCCGGTGGCTTCGTGCGGATGCTATGTGCCTGCCGGGAGGTACCCTCTTCCGTCGTCGGCACTCATGTCGGCTATTCCGGCTAAGGTGGCGGGGGTGAAGCGAATAGCGGCCTGTTCGCCTGCGAGCAGGGGGCAGGAGGGGATTCACCCTGCCGTCCTCGTGGCCATGGATATTGCCGGCGTTGACGAAATCTACTGCATGGGCGGTGCCCAGGCAGTGGGAGCCCTCGCCTTCGGCACGGAAACCCTGAAACCGGTGGATATTATCGCCGGGCCCGGAAATCGGTATGTTACTGAAGCAAAGCGCCAGGTGAGCGGATCGGTGGGAATTGACATGCTTGCCGGGCCGAGCGAGGTGGTCATCATTGCCGACGGGTCGGCAAACCCCGAATGGGTGGCGGCGGACGCCCTTGCCCGGTGCGAACACGACCCGAACTCGTGGACGGTTATCGTGACCACCAGCAGGGAACTCGCGGAGAAGACGTCCGGAGAGATCCTCAGGCAGGCGGAGATCCTCCCCACGGGAAAACTCGCCCTCGAAGCGTGGAGAAACAACGGAAGGATACTGCTCGCCGATTCCCTTGAGGAAGCAGTGACAATCACCGACGAGATCGCCCCGGAACACCTCCAGGTAATGACTGAAAACAGCGGGGAAACGGCGGAGAAGCTGAATAATTTCGGCTCCCTCTTCATCGGCCCCTATGCCCCCGTAGCCTTCGGGGACTATGTTTCGGGCCCGAACCACATTCTGCCCACCGTCCGCTGCGCACGGTTTTCCAACGGCGTGTACGCGGGAACCTTCATAAAGGTCAGCTCCTACCAGGAGATCTCCCGTGAGGGCGCATATTCCCTGGCAGAAAAATGCGTCTCTTTCGCCGATCTGGAGGGCCTTTTCGGCCACAAGCGGTCTGCGGAGCTTCGAAAAAAAGACGGCGGGTGCGACAGGGAACAGGGATGA
- a CDS encoding SDR family NAD(P)-dependent oxidoreductase, producing MTAFLEQFSLAGKTAVVTGAGRGLGKGYSLGLAAAGAAVVCADIDGSAAGKTAEEIRLSGGRAEGIRLDVTKPAEVQECFRSAAERLGSLDILVNNAGVEEINDFLSVTEEQYDKIMAVNLRGVFFCAQAAARIMAEQGRGKIVNIGSLGSAIGLAKSAVYCGTKGGVVQITKTMAIELARSNIQVNAMGPGYFRTPMTEPFFLDPEHRKWIEERIPAGRVGTAEDLLGTLVFLCSSASDYLTGQIIYIDGGWLAS from the coding sequence ATGACGGCATTTCTCGAACAATTCTCCCTCGCCGGAAAAACAGCGGTGGTGACCGGTGCGGGCCGCGGCCTTGGGAAAGGGTATTCGCTGGGACTTGCTGCTGCAGGCGCCGCTGTGGTGTGCGCTGATATCGACGGTTCAGCCGCCGGAAAAACAGCGGAGGAGATCCGCCTCTCCGGCGGAAGGGCCGAAGGCATCCGGCTTGACGTGACGAAGCCCGCCGAGGTTCAGGAGTGTTTCCGCTCGGCGGCGGAAAGGCTCGGAAGCCTCGATATCCTTGTGAATAACGCGGGTGTGGAAGAGATCAATGATTTTCTTTCAGTGACGGAGGAACAGTACGACAAGATCATGGCCGTCAACCTCAGGGGCGTTTTTTTCTGCGCCCAGGCGGCGGCCAGGATCATGGCGGAGCAGGGGCGGGGAAAAATAGTGAACATAGGGTCTCTCGGCAGCGCCATCGGCCTTGCGAAATCCGCCGTGTACTGCGGTACCAAGGGCGGAGTGGTGCAGATCACGAAGACCATGGCCATAGAACTGGCACGGTCGAACATCCAGGTGAACGCCATGGGGCCGGGGTACTTCAGGACCCCCATGACCGAGCCCTTCTTCCTTGACCCGGAACACAGGAAGTGGATAGAGGAACGCATTCCGGCCGGTCGGGTGGGCACTGCAGAAGACCTTCTGGGAACGCTCGTGTTTCTCTGCAGTTCGGCCTCGGACTATCTCACCGGGCAGATTATCTATATTGACGGCGGCTGGCTCGCGAGCTGA
- a CDS encoding tripartite tricarboxylate transporter permease has product MFEEILAVFRPAILFPWLLSMAFGVLIGGTPGLTATMGVALIIPVTYYMEPLAGMAMILGVSFTSIFTGDIPATLLRIPGTPASGAATLDGYELTKQGRGMEALSLDLLCSAIGGFIGILLLMAVAPPLAKFALKFTNFQYFWLGIFGLSMSAVLSAGKPLNGVLSATLGLLVSTVGMDITTGLPRFTGGNMELLEGIGFIPAMVGLFGLSEVLKNVGDAKLLGESSIPEFGRISLLGTLKIILRNKMTVLKASLLGTCVGALPGAGADIAAWVAYGMEKKTSKNPEEFGKGSIKGVIAPTSANNAALGGTWIPALVFGVPGDSITAIVLGAMLMYGLRPGPLIFQENLKLVHGIFAVGLISQLFLIPVGLIGIRVFGKILRMPRNIVMVIVLIFSVIGSYAIRNSFFDIYIMAAFGVAGFFFEYLDIPLPPLILAIILGPMIEDNLRVGLIKTHGGLGEFIFDPICLTLIFLILFVFFGGPVMKFFRRKKGE; this is encoded by the coding sequence ATGTTCGAGGAAATACTCGCGGTTTTCCGCCCCGCCATACTCTTTCCATGGCTCCTTTCCATGGCCTTCGGCGTCCTTATAGGAGGCACCCCCGGCCTGACGGCCACCATGGGTGTGGCCCTCATCATACCGGTAACCTATTACATGGAACCTCTCGCAGGAATGGCCATGATTCTCGGCGTGTCCTTCACGTCCATATTCACCGGGGACATACCGGCAACCCTGCTTCGAATTCCCGGAACCCCTGCTTCAGGAGCGGCCACACTTGACGGCTACGAACTGACCAAACAGGGCCGCGGCATGGAAGCCCTCTCCCTGGATCTGCTCTGTTCCGCCATAGGAGGTTTCATAGGTATTCTTCTTCTCATGGCGGTCGCTCCTCCGCTGGCAAAGTTTGCCCTTAAATTCACCAATTTCCAGTATTTCTGGCTCGGAATCTTCGGGCTGAGCATGAGCGCCGTTCTGAGCGCAGGAAAGCCCCTCAACGGCGTTTTGTCCGCGACGCTGGGGCTTCTCGTTTCCACCGTCGGAATGGATATCACCACGGGACTCCCGCGGTTTACCGGAGGAAACATGGAACTGCTGGAGGGGATCGGCTTTATTCCCGCCATGGTGGGGCTCTTCGGTCTCTCCGAGGTGCTCAAGAACGTGGGAGACGCAAAGCTCCTCGGAGAAAGCAGCATTCCCGAATTCGGACGCATCTCCCTTTTGGGAACCCTGAAGATCATTCTCAGAAACAAAATGACCGTTTTGAAGGCCTCGCTCCTGGGCACGTGCGTCGGAGCCCTTCCCGGAGCCGGAGCGGACATTGCGGCCTGGGTGGCCTACGGCATGGAGAAAAAGACATCCAAAAATCCGGAGGAATTCGGGAAGGGATCCATAAAGGGAGTCATTGCCCCTACGAGCGCCAACAACGCGGCCCTGGGAGGAACGTGGATTCCGGCCCTTGTTTTCGGTGTACCCGGAGATTCCATTACGGCCATCGTCCTCGGAGCCATGCTCATGTACGGGCTGAGGCCGGGACCGCTCATTTTCCAGGAGAACCTGAAACTCGTTCACGGTATTTTCGCGGTCGGACTGATTTCTCAGCTTTTCCTCATTCCGGTGGGGCTCATAGGAATCCGGGTTTTTGGAAAGATACTGAGAATGCCCCGGAATATCGTCATGGTCATCGTGCTCATCTTCTCCGTCATCGGATCCTACGCCATCAGGAACAGTTTCTTCGACATCTATATCATGGCGGCCTTCGGCGTTGCCGGTTTTTTCTTTGAATACCTCGATATTCCCCTGCCGCCCCTCATTCTCGCCATCATCCTGGGGCCGATGATAGAGGACAATCTCAGGGTCGGGCTCATCAAAACCCACGGAGGGCTCGGTGAATTCATCTTCGACCCGATTTGTCTCACGCTGATTTTTCTCATCCTTTTTGTCTTTTTCGGAGGCCCTGTCATGAAATTCTTCAGGAGGAAAAAAGGGGAGTAG
- a CDS encoding tripartite tricarboxylate transporter TctB family protein: MKKTLRILFGVSLVLVSLWVIRTSSTFPEAVSAGKKIPGPAFFPVLLSVVLIPCGLHQAVSALRSGTEAAGRRWGSGAANGAIVILSLVVYVQLMQWMGYALSTFIFSMFLLLRLRVGVLKALAVTIITVVFILLVFGRLFQIQLPLGELGIPW, from the coding sequence ATGAAAAAAACTCTGAGAATACTCTTCGGCGTATCTTTGGTCCTTGTTTCCCTGTGGGTCATCCGTACCAGTTCCACCTTTCCCGAGGCAGTTTCGGCCGGAAAGAAAATCCCCGGCCCGGCTTTTTTTCCGGTGCTTCTTTCCGTGGTGCTGATCCCGTGCGGGCTTCACCAGGCGGTTTCGGCCCTGAGGTCCGGGACGGAAGCCGCCGGCAGGAGATGGGGTTCCGGAGCGGCCAACGGGGCGATCGTCATTCTGTCCCTTGTCGTGTATGTTCAGCTGATGCAGTGGATGGGATATGCCCTTTCCACCTTTATTTTTTCCATGTTCCTTCTTCTCCGTCTCAGGGTAGGCGTGCTGAAAGCTCTTGCGGTGACAATTATTACGGTGGTTTTTATTCTTCTTGTCTTCGGCCGTCTTTTTCAGATACAGCTCCCTCTCGGAGAGCTGGGAATTCCATGGTAG
- a CDS encoding tripartite tricarboxylate transporter substrate binding protein translates to MSKMSRILVFSVLFVFLASAAFAAFPERSVSVVCPWGAGGGTDRLTRFMAAQLEKELGKPFPVTNKTGGNGAVGHSAGAFSKPDGYTITMVTLELATMHWMGLTELTYADFDYVIQLNQDPAGVMVKADAPWKNLGDLLEAVKANPEKFKFSGTAAGGVWDLARIGMLDKAGIPVNAVSWIPTTGAAPSIIELLGGHVEVITCSLPEAASQIAAGEIRPLAIMADSRDSAFPDVPTLKESGIDWSAGTWRGFAVPKGTPAEVIDVLYNAMKKITDSDEYKEFMSKNGFGVLVRGPKEFAEFARQQDTDLKNVMELGGYLKK, encoded by the coding sequence ATGAGTAAGATGTCCCGGATACTGGTTTTTTCGGTTCTCTTCGTATTTTTGGCCTCGGCTGCCTTCGCGGCCTTCCCTGAAAGAAGCGTTTCCGTCGTCTGCCCCTGGGGAGCGGGCGGCGGCACTGACAGGCTGACCCGCTTCATGGCGGCTCAGCTCGAAAAGGAGCTCGGCAAGCCTTTTCCCGTCACGAACAAGACGGGCGGGAACGGTGCTGTGGGCCATTCAGCAGGAGCCTTTTCAAAGCCGGATGGATACACGATCACCATGGTGACCCTGGAGCTGGCCACCATGCACTGGATGGGGCTTACCGAGCTCACCTACGCTGATTTCGACTACGTGATCCAGCTGAACCAGGACCCCGCCGGGGTGATGGTGAAAGCGGACGCCCCCTGGAAGAACCTCGGTGACCTTCTGGAAGCGGTGAAGGCAAATCCCGAGAAGTTCAAGTTCTCCGGAACTGCTGCCGGCGGAGTCTGGGACCTTGCAAGGATAGGAATGCTCGACAAGGCCGGAATCCCTGTCAATGCAGTCAGCTGGATCCCCACGACGGGAGCGGCCCCCTCCATCATCGAGCTTCTCGGAGGTCACGTGGAAGTCATCACCTGCAGCCTTCCCGAAGCGGCTTCCCAGATTGCGGCCGGGGAAATACGGCCCCTGGCCATTATGGCCGATAGCCGGGACTCCGCCTTCCCGGATGTTCCGACACTGAAAGAAAGCGGAATCGACTGGTCGGCCGGAACGTGGCGGGGCTTTGCCGTCCCGAAGGGCACGCCTGCCGAAGTAATCGATGTTCTGTACAATGCCATGAAAAAGATTACCGATTCCGATGAATACAAGGAGTTCATGAGCAAGAACGGCTTCGGCGTACTTGTCCGCGGTCCGAAGGAGTTTGCCGAATTCGCCCGACAGCAGGACACTGACCTGAAAAACGTCATGGAGCTGGGCGGATATCTTAAAAAATAG
- the rocD gene encoding ornithine--oxo-acid transaminase encodes MTRYTSDELMKMEHEYGAHNYHPLEVVISKAEGIWVEDPEGRRYMDMLSAYSAVNQGHRHPKIIKALKDQADILTLTSRAFFNDKWPLFAQKLSALTGKEMILPMNTGAEAVETAIKTMRKWGYMVKGVEKDKAEIIVFADNFHGRTVTIISFSVDPDAKDNYGPFTPGFVIVPYDDLEAVEKAVNKNTVGILVEPIQGEAGVVVPRDGFLKGLESIARKNNLLLAIDEIQTGFCRTGKTFAFEHEGINPDIIIMGKALGGGVMPVSAIAADKDVLGVFLPGTHGSTFGGNPLACAVASASIDVLVEEKLAERSAELGAYFMEGIRALNSPKIKLVRGKGLLIGVVLHESAGKARIYTTALKEKGLLCKETHNWIIRFAPPLVITKAEIDAALEKMAEVFCPVVAKA; translated from the coding sequence ATGACCCGTTACACATCAGATGAACTGATGAAAATGGAGCATGAATACGGCGCCCACAACTACCATCCGCTGGAAGTCGTAATTTCAAAGGCTGAAGGCATCTGGGTCGAAGACCCGGAAGGACGCCGTTACATGGATATGCTCTCGGCATACTCGGCAGTGAACCAGGGCCACCGGCATCCGAAGATCATCAAAGCACTCAAGGACCAGGCAGACATCCTCACGCTCACCTCGAGGGCATTCTTCAACGACAAGTGGCCCCTCTTCGCACAGAAGCTTTCGGCGCTTACGGGGAAAGAAATGATCCTCCCCATGAACACCGGCGCGGAAGCCGTCGAAACGGCCATCAAGACCATGAGGAAATGGGGCTACATGGTCAAGGGCGTTGAAAAGGACAAGGCCGAGATCATCGTCTTCGCCGACAATTTCCACGGAAGAACGGTCACCATCATATCCTTCTCCGTCGATCCCGACGCAAAGGACAATTACGGACCCTTCACCCCGGGATTCGTCATCGTACCCTACGACGACCTCGAAGCGGTGGAAAAGGCAGTGAATAAAAATACGGTCGGGATTCTCGTGGAACCCATCCAGGGAGAGGCCGGCGTGGTCGTGCCGAGAGATGGATTCCTCAAGGGACTGGAGTCCATCGCCCGGAAGAACAACCTCCTGCTTGCGATAGACGAGATCCAGACCGGGTTCTGCCGCACCGGAAAAACCTTTGCCTTCGAGCATGAAGGAATCAACCCCGACATCATCATCATGGGCAAGGCCCTGGGCGGCGGGGTGATGCCGGTTTCTGCCATCGCGGCCGACAAGGACGTGCTGGGAGTGTTTCTTCCCGGAACCCACGGCTCGACCTTCGGAGGAAACCCCCTTGCCTGCGCCGTGGCATCCGCTTCCATCGACGTCCTTGTCGAGGAAAAGCTGGCTGAACGCTCCGCAGAACTTGGAGCCTATTTCATGGAGGGCATCCGTGCTTTGAACTCCCCCAAGATCAAGCTGGTCAGGGGAAAAGGCCTTCTCATCGGCGTGGTGCTTCACGAATCTGCGGGCAAGGCGAGGATTTACACCACCGCCCTCAAGGAAAAAGGCCTTCTCTGCAAGGAGACCCACAACTGGATCATCCGGTTCGCTCCTCCCCTTGTCATCACCAAAGCCGAGATCGACGCGGCTCTCGAGAAGATGGCAGAGGTTTTCTGTCCCGTAGTGGCAAAGGCTTAG
- a CDS encoding cation-transporting P-type ATPase: MTKNEKSSFLVDMPHSLPGEEILEKLKSSREGLSKKEASERLADLGPNRLPEPEKDGLLKRFF, from the coding sequence ATGACAAAAAATGAAAAAAGCAGTTTTCTGGTTGATATGCCCCATTCTCTGCCGGGTGAGGAGATTCTGGAAAAACTGAAGTCCTCCCGGGAAGGCCTTTCAAAAAAGGAAGCCTCGGAAAGGCTGGCAGACCTGGGCCCGAACCGCCTTCCGGAGCCGGAAAAAGACGGTCTCCTGAAGCGTTTTTTCTGA
- a CDS encoding cation-transporting P-type ATPase yields MVVINAVIGFLQEGKAEKALEGIRKMLSVSAHVRREGDWVEENAENLVPGDIVRLRSGDRVPADIRLLEAVSLSIEESALTGESLPAEKNQDPVEPDAGLGDRHGMAFSGTMVTAGRGTGVVTATGSETEIGRISTMISEVETLATPLTRQMDRFGKILSAVIVVMAVAMWFAGRMLHDYTTGELFLSSIGFAVAAIPEGLPAVLTITLALGVQRMASRNAITRKLNAVETLGSVTVICSDKTGTLTKNEMTVKHAVVRRAVYDVSGSGYQPEGHITLDGNPAALDGEEGLRDLVEIMAVCNDSHISQEDGFWKVTGEPTEGALRTFAAKAGFDPAAYERKAVIPFESENKFMATLNSTPDGKTVILVKGAPDRLLDRCGTQAADGGKKEPLDRRFWEAKIEELSGRGLRVLAAARKEADDGKNGLKHGDIEADLTFIGLAGIIDPPRPEAVEAVALCRTAGIGVKMITGDHAGTASAIGREMGIGNGGRTATGDELEKASDEELRELVREVDIFARTSPEHKLRLVRALQANGEVVAMTGDGVNDAPALKRADVGIAMGIKGTEATKEAADIVLADDNFSTIERAVEEGRTIYDNLRKAIIFILPTNGAEAFVILAAVAFGLVLPITPVQILWVNMVTAVTLALALAFEPAEPGVMKRPPRDPAASILGGNFLWRIAFVSLLVGGAAIGVFLFEKRIGMPLDLARTLAVNTLVFGQIFYLFNCRYLDESSISAGRLFANRAVWMTTGILLVLQLVFVYAPFMNTWFGSAPLLARHWLIPLSIGCAVFLAVEAEKALTRRWSGR; encoded by the coding sequence GTGGTGGTCATCAACGCAGTAATAGGCTTTCTGCAGGAAGGGAAAGCGGAAAAAGCCCTTGAGGGAATCCGGAAAATGCTCTCCGTCTCCGCCCATGTCCGCCGGGAAGGCGACTGGGTGGAGGAAAACGCGGAGAACCTGGTGCCCGGAGATATTGTCCGCCTTCGTTCAGGGGACAGGGTTCCCGCCGATATCCGCCTTCTTGAGGCTGTGAGCCTCAGCATAGAGGAATCGGCTCTTACCGGAGAATCACTCCCTGCTGAAAAAAATCAGGACCCGGTGGAGCCGGATGCAGGCCTCGGAGACAGGCACGGAATGGCCTTTTCCGGAACCATGGTAACCGCCGGCCGCGGAACGGGAGTGGTCACAGCCACAGGCTCAGAAACCGAGATAGGAAGGATCAGCACCATGATTTCCGAAGTGGAAACCCTCGCCACTCCGCTCACCCGGCAGATGGACCGCTTCGGAAAGATCCTTTCTGCGGTGATCGTAGTTATGGCCGTCGCTATGTGGTTTGCCGGAAGGATGCTCCACGATTACACCACGGGGGAACTTTTTCTTTCCTCCATAGGATTTGCCGTGGCTGCCATCCCCGAGGGGCTGCCTGCCGTGCTCACCATAACCCTTGCCCTCGGGGTCCAGCGCATGGCCTCGAGAAACGCGATCACCAGGAAGCTGAATGCTGTCGAAACCCTCGGTTCAGTGACGGTCATCTGCTCCGACAAGACGGGAACCCTGACAAAAAACGAAATGACGGTAAAGCATGCCGTGGTCCGGCGGGCAGTCTACGACGTTTCGGGATCGGGATATCAGCCCGAAGGCCACATCACCCTGGATGGGAATCCCGCCGCCCTTGACGGGGAGGAAGGCCTCCGGGATCTCGTGGAGATCATGGCGGTCTGCAACGACTCCCATATTTCGCAAGAGGACGGCTTCTGGAAAGTGACGGGAGAACCCACGGAAGGCGCCCTCCGTACATTTGCCGCGAAGGCGGGCTTCGACCCGGCAGCCTATGAACGGAAGGCCGTCATTCCCTTTGAATCGGAAAACAAGTTCATGGCAACCCTGAACAGCACTCCTGACGGGAAAACGGTGATCCTGGTGAAGGGGGCTCCTGACCGTCTCCTGGACAGGTGCGGCACCCAGGCGGCGGACGGAGGGAAAAAGGAGCCCCTCGACAGGCGTTTCTGGGAAGCAAAAATTGAAGAACTCAGCGGCAGGGGCCTGCGGGTCCTTGCCGCAGCACGAAAAGAAGCCGATGACGGCAAAAACGGGCTCAAGCACGGGGACATAGAAGCGGACTTGACGTTTATAGGCCTCGCCGGGATCATCGATCCTCCGCGGCCCGAGGCTGTCGAGGCGGTCGCCCTATGCCGGACGGCCGGCATAGGGGTCAAGATGATTACAGGTGACCATGCAGGCACCGCTTCGGCCATAGGACGGGAAATGGGCATAGGGAACGGCGGCAGGACCGCAACAGGCGACGAGCTTGAGAAAGCCTCGGATGAAGAGCTCAGGGAGCTTGTCAGAGAGGTTGACATCTTCGCCCGTACCAGCCCGGAACACAAGCTCCGTCTCGTCAGGGCCCTCCAGGCGAACGGAGAAGTGGTAGCCATGACGGGAGACGGCGTCAACGACGCCCCTGCCCTGAAACGGGCCGACGTGGGCATCGCCATGGGCATCAAGGGCACCGAAGCCACCAAGGAGGCGGCTGACATCGTGCTGGCCGATGATAACTTCAGCACCATAGAAAGAGCCGTGGAAGAAGGCCGGACCATTTACGACAACCTCCGGAAGGCGATCATCTTCATTCTTCCCACGAACGGCGCCGAAGCTTTTGTCATCCTTGCAGCGGTGGCCTTCGGTCTTGTGCTTCCCATCACGCCGGTGCAGATACTTTGGGTGAATATGGTCACGGCGGTCACCCTGGCCCTTGCCCTGGCCTTCGAACCCGCCGAACCCGGTGTCATGAAGCGCCCGCCGAGGGACCCCGCCGCCTCCATTCTCGGCGGCAATTTTCTCTGGCGGATTGCCTTCGTTTCTCTCCTGGTGGGAGGAGCCGCCATAGGGGTCTTCCTGTTCGAAAAAAGGATCGGCATGCCCCTGGATCTCGCACGGACTCTCGCAGTGAACACCCTGGTCTTCGGCCAGATCTTCTACCTCTTCAACTGCCGCTACCTTGATGAATCCAGCATTTCGGCAGGGCGGCTTTTCGCGAACCGCGCAGTGTGGATGACTACGGGGATTCTGCTGGTGCTGCAGCTCGTTTTTGTCTATGCCCCGTTCATGAATACCTGGTTCGGTTCTGCGCCGCTTCTGGCGCGGCACTGGCTGATCCCCCTCTCCATCGGCTGTGCCGTGTTCCTTGCGGTGGAAGCGGAGAAGGCTCTCACCAGGCGATGGAGCGGACGGTAG
- a CDS encoding aldo/keto reductase: protein MRYLPFGSTGAIVSELGFGGIPIIRLTTEDAVRVLKRAYDRGITFFDTANSYEGSEEKFGSALSGVREKIFIATKSKKRDGKGVTEHIELSLKRMKTDYIDLFQFHQVVQEKDWQAIIAPGGALDAALEARQQGKVRFIGITSHGIPTALKAISTGEFVSIQFPFNFIETGAAESLLPLAQKTGLAFIAMKPFAGGAITDASLAFKFLRSHPYVLPIPGCDSVESVDQVSSFYESPNTVSEEDRRAMESIADTLGKEFCRRCEYCQPCPHGVSITLGMTYQLLASRMSPRVACGYVTKALETIPRCVECGACLPKCPYNLPIPDMLKKHYALFREHRKLYHNEQN, encoded by the coding sequence TTGCGCTACCTTCCATTCGGCAGCACAGGCGCCATCGTTTCAGAACTCGGTTTCGGCGGCATCCCCATCATCAGGCTCACAACGGAAGATGCGGTGCGGGTCCTCAAAAGGGCCTATGACAGGGGAATCACCTTTTTTGACACAGCGAATTCCTATGAGGGAAGCGAAGAGAAATTCGGATCGGCGCTGTCCGGCGTGCGGGAGAAAATCTTCATCGCCACGAAGAGCAAAAAACGGGACGGAAAAGGCGTGACAGAGCACATTGAGCTCAGCCTGAAGCGGATGAAAACCGATTATATAGATCTCTTCCAGTTCCACCAGGTTGTCCAGGAAAAGGACTGGCAGGCCATCATCGCTCCCGGCGGGGCCCTCGACGCCGCCCTGGAGGCCCGGCAGCAGGGGAAGGTCCGGTTTATCGGCATCACGTCCCACGGAATCCCCACGGCTCTGAAGGCCATCTCCACGGGCGAATTCGTCTCCATCCAGTTTCCCTTCAATTTCATCGAAACGGGAGCTGCGGAGTCCCTTCTCCCCCTCGCCCAGAAAACGGGACTCGCCTTCATCGCCATGAAACCTTTCGCGGGAGGGGCCATCACTGACGCGTCCCTCGCCTTCAAGTTCCTGAGATCCCACCCGTACGTACTGCCCATTCCCGGCTGCGACTCGGTGGAATCCGTGGACCAGGTGTCGTCATTCTACGAATCTCCCAACACCGTGAGCGAAGAAGACCGCAGGGCCATGGAATCCATAGCGGACACCCTGGGAAAGGAGTTCTGCCGCAGGTGCGAGTACTGCCAGCCATGCCCCCACGGCGTTTCCATCACCCTCGGCATGACCTATCAGCTGCTTGCATCCCGCATGTCGCCCCGGGTGGCCTGCGGATACGTGACAAAGGCTCTGGAGACGATTCCCCGGTGCGTGGAATGCGGCGCCTGCCTGCCGAAATGCCCCTACAATCTTCCCATTCCGGACATGCTCAAAAAACACTACGCCCTGTTCAGGGAACACCGGAAGCTCTATCACAACGAACAGAATTAA